A stretch of DNA from Mesorhizobium onobrychidis:
GGCTATTTCAACGAGGTGCTGGCGGTTGCCAATCGCCGGGGCAAGGCCCCGTTTGTGGCCCGCTGCCTGAGCGGCCCGAGTGCCGCGCAATCGCTGGCGCCCTGCGAACGCGACATTCTGGTCGGCGACAATCTCAGCCTCACCTACCGCTTTCCCATGGAATTTCTGGGCGACTGGCAGGCGCTCGACGCAGCCATCGCCGCCGAGGCTGCGCGTTTGCTGAAGACAGGGCGCTAACGCATTGTGTCTGAAGGGATTATGCGACGCGCTTTGGGGGCAACTCGCAACGGCGGAGCCCCCTTCTCCGCCCAGGGATGACGGGCGCCTGCCGGTAACCGCGAATCCCCAGCTCAGGCCAGATCGATGTCGAGGATCGCCATGGAGAAATTATAGTCGCCGTCGTCCTCGTCCTTGAAGACGATGCCGAGGAATTCGTCGCCGACATAGACCTCGGCCGAATCGTCCTTGCGCGGCCGCGCCTTCACTTCAAGCTTGGGGTTCTGGAAGACGCGCTTGAAATAGGCGTCCAGCTTTCTGATTTCGTCCGGCTTCAAAAGTCTTCTCCGATCGTCGGTCTTGCTCGTTTGAGCGCGCTTCTGGCACGTCGACAATGGCGATGTAAAGGCAAGCCGACCGGATATGCGAGAACCGACAGGCGGCGGAGCCGGCAAACGGAGTTCGGTTGCCGGCCCGCGGACTTGAAATCAGATATCGAAGCTGACGACGTGGTCCATCGTCTGCGACGGCAAAAGCTGGTCCATCTGCCGCGAAGGCTGGTCGCAGCCGGTCTCACCGACCACACGGGCCGGCACGCCGGCAACCGTCTTGTTGTGCGGCACCGGCGACAGCACCACCGAGCCTGCCGCGATCTTCGAGCAATGGCCGACTTCGATGTTGCCGAGGATCTTGGCGCCGGCGCCGATCAGCACGCCGTAGCGGATTTTTGGATGGCGGTCGCCGCCGGCCTTGCCGGTGCCGCCCAGCGTCACCCCGTGCAGGATCGACACGTCGTCCTCGATCACCGCCGTCTGGCCGACGACGAGGCCGGTGGCGTGGTCGAGGAAGATGCCCTTGCCGATGCGGGCGGCCGGATTGATGTCGGTCTGGAACACCGAGGACGACCGGCTCTGCAGGTAGAGCGCGAAATCCTGGCGGCCCTGGTTCCACAGCCAATGCGCGAGCCGGTGGGTCTGGATGGCATGAAAGCCTTTGAAATAGAGCACCGGCATGATGAAGCGGTCGCAGGCCGGATCGCGATCGTAATAGGCCTGGATGTCGACACGCACTGTCGACGACCAGTCCACGTCGTCGGCTGCCATCGCCTTGAATGTCTGGCGGATGAGATCGGAACCGATATCCTGATGGGCGAGCCGCTCGGCCAGCCGATGGATGACCGCTTCCTCCAGGCTTTCCTGGTTGAGAATGGTCGAATAGAGGAATGCCGCCAGCAGCGGATCGCGGTTGACCGCCTCCATCGCTTCGTCGCGGATCGAGCGCCAGATCGGGTCGATCGGCTT
This window harbors:
- a CDS encoding DUF3126 family protein; its protein translation is MKPDEIRKLDAYFKRVFQNPKLEVKARPRKDDSAEVYVGDEFLGIVFKDEDDGDYNFSMAILDIDLA
- the cysE gene encoding serine O-acetyltransferase encodes the protein MNSVTIARPTMVKPIDPIWRSIRDEAMEAVNRDPLLAAFLYSTILNQESLEEAVIHRLAERLAHQDIGSDLIRQTFKAMAADDVDWSSTVRVDIQAYYDRDPACDRFIMPVLYFKGFHAIQTHRLAHWLWNQGRQDFALYLQSRSSSVFQTDINPAARIGKGIFLDHATGLVVGQTAVIEDDVSILHGVTLGGTGKAGGDRHPKIRYGVLIGAGAKILGNIEVGHCSKIAAGSVVLSPVPHNKTVAGVPARVVGETGCDQPSRQMDQLLPSQTMDHVVSFDI